From a single Anomalospiza imberbis isolate Cuckoo-Finch-1a 21T00152 chromosome 16, ASM3175350v1, whole genome shotgun sequence genomic region:
- the GPR146 gene encoding probable G-protein coupled receptor 146 → MWSCEALINSTENSEDQHLCHDFDLVLSIFSLLYLIICFPIGLCYNGLLVLVNLYNKATMTMPDVYFVNIAIAGLIINTLAPMYLLGLANTKWAIWNSNNEVYITFLILFNVSSLVTMYSTTLLSLDYYIERALPRTYMSSVYNTKHVCGFIWGGAMLTSFSSLLFYVCNHVSTKIIECSKMQNQEAADAIMVFIGYVVPAIAVLYALTLILRIRKEATPLDQDTGRLDPSVHRLLIATVCTQFTLWTPYYVILLVSTFINLRGRIPDVNSIQILHFATILSKFLAFSSSFVMPLLYRYINKNFPNKLRRLLKKIHCGNQGCSHERTVVQQVMT, encoded by the coding sequence ATGTGGAGCTGTGAAGCCTTAATCAACAGTACCGAGAACAGTGAGGACCAGCATCTCTGCCATGACTTCGACCTTGTGCTTTCCATCTTTTCCCTTCTCTACCTCATTATATGTTTCCCAATTGGCCTTTGTTACAACGGCCTGCTGGTCCTAGTTAACCTCTACAACAAAGCTACTATGACTATGCCAGATGTTTACTTTGTCAACATTGCCATTGCCGGCCTCATCATCAACACTCTGGCACCAATGTACCTGCTGGGTCTTGCCAATACAAAATGGGCCATCTGGAATTCCAACAATGAAGTTTATATCACCTTCCTTATTTTATTCAACGTCTCATCGTTAGTTACCATGTACTCTACCACGCTGCTCAGTCTGGACTACTACATCGAACGTGCCCTGCCCAGGACTTACATGTCCAGTGTGTACAACACCAAACACGTCTGCGGCTTCATTTGGGGTGGGGCCATGCTCACAAGCTTTTCATCTCTCCTGTTCTACGTCTGCAACCACGTGTCCACCAAAATAATCGAGTGTTCCAAGATGCAGAACCAGGAAGCAGCAGATGCCATCATGGTGTTTATCGGGTACGTTGTTCCCGCCATCGCTGTTCTCTACGCGCTGACGCTGATCCTGCGGATACGCAAGGAGGCCACGCCACTGGATCAGGACACTGGGCGCTTGGATCCGTCAGTGCACAGGCTTCTGATTGCCACAGTCTGCACACAGTTCACCCTGTGGACACCCTATTACGTTATTCTCTTGGTAAGCACGTTTATTAACCTACGAGGAAGAATTCCAGATGTAAATTCCATTCAGATATTACACTTTGCCACGATTTTGTCAAAATTCCTGGCTTTCTCCAGCAGCTTTGTCATGCCTCTGCTCTACAGATACATTAACAAAAACTTTCCCAACAAATTACGGCGTTTGCTTAAAAAGATACACTGTGGGAACCAGGGGTGTTCTCACGAGCGCACAGTGGTACAGCAGGTCATGACATAG